A DNA window from Comamonas fluminis contains the following coding sequences:
- a CDS encoding M20 aminoacylase family protein → MLNTIQWPGQQELQAWRHDFHRHPETAFQEHRTSARVVELLTSFGLEVHTGLAGTGVVAVLKGNMGDGPSIGLRADMDALHVTELNTCEHASQNAGRMHACGHDGHTSMLLGAAKTLAAHPDFKGTVHFIFQPAEENEGGARAMIADGLFERFPMDAVYSMHNWPGLPVGTAAVHSTAVMAAFDIFDLTLSGKGCHGAMPHLGKDTLLAACQLVTHLPALIAREQEVHKPAVLSVTSFNAGDTYNVLPEQVKLRGTVRCFDMAQRAKIEQRLRDAINATCLLHGLESHLDYRVSYPATINDPRHAEVCADVLAQVLGEGQVQRDLKPSMASEDFSFMAQQCPGVYIWLGNGEDSASLHNPKYDFNDANLPLGVRYWVELVGSLLREGKLPA, encoded by the coding sequence ATGTTGAACACCATCCAATGGCCAGGCCAGCAAGAGCTGCAAGCCTGGCGCCATGACTTTCACCGCCACCCTGAAACGGCATTTCAAGAGCACCGCACCAGTGCCCGCGTGGTGGAGTTGCTGACCAGCTTTGGCCTGGAAGTGCATACCGGCCTGGCGGGCACCGGCGTGGTTGCTGTGCTCAAGGGCAATATGGGTGATGGCCCATCCATCGGCCTGCGCGCCGATATGGACGCGCTGCATGTGACCGAGCTGAACACCTGCGAGCACGCCTCGCAGAACGCGGGCCGTATGCACGCCTGCGGGCACGACGGCCACACCAGCATGCTGCTGGGCGCCGCCAAGACGCTAGCTGCGCACCCGGATTTCAAGGGTACGGTGCACTTCATCTTCCAGCCCGCCGAAGAAAACGAAGGCGGCGCGCGCGCCATGATTGCAGACGGGCTGTTTGAGCGCTTTCCCATGGATGCCGTCTACAGCATGCACAACTGGCCCGGCCTGCCAGTGGGCACGGCGGCGGTGCACAGCACGGCTGTCATGGCGGCTTTCGATATTTTTGACCTGACACTCAGTGGTAAGGGTTGCCACGGCGCCATGCCGCATCTGGGCAAAGACACGCTGCTGGCCGCCTGCCAGCTGGTCACCCACTTGCCCGCGCTGATCGCGCGCGAGCAGGAAGTGCACAAGCCCGCCGTGCTCAGCGTCACCAGCTTTAACGCGGGCGACACCTATAACGTGCTGCCAGAGCAGGTCAAGCTGCGCGGCACCGTGCGCTGCTTTGACATGGCACAGCGCGCCAAGATCGAGCAGCGCCTGCGCGATGCTATCAACGCCACCTGCCTGCTGCATGGGCTGGAATCGCATCTGGACTACCGCGTAAGCTACCCAGCCACCATCAACGACCCGCGCCACGCTGAGGTCTGCGCTGATGTGCTGGCGCAGGTACTGGGCGAAGGTCAGGTACAGCGCGATCTGAAGCCCAGCATGGCCTCGGAAGACTTTTCCTTCATGGCCCAGCAATGCCCGGGCGTCTATATCTGGCTGGGTAATGGGGAAGACAGCGCCTCGCTGCACAACCCCAAGTACGACTTCAACGACGCCAATCTGCCGCTGGGCGTGCGCTACTGGGTGGAACTGGTCGGCTCGCTGCTGCGCGAAGGCAAATTGCCTGCTTGA
- a CDS encoding endonuclease/exonuclease/phosphatase family protein: MTTAFWLLLALATFLMTVTLLPLLKHPAWWVRIWDFPRLQLALLSLAGLLLSALLVPASPAGYALIACFVATLLYQTWWILPYTPLWKKEVHDAPKAQSSRKERPHLKIMSCNVLTPNRESAKLLALIGQYQPDVFVLLETDDWWQQQMQPINAAYPHRVAVPLDNLYGMHVYSRLPLSHTEVSYLVEHDVPSIHASVHVNQDLVVRMHFLHPAPPSPIENEESTERDVELLMVAKSLQDENTPIIVTGDLNDVAWSPTTRLFRKISRLLDPRVGRGMFNSFHASYPFARWPLDHFFHSDHFQVVRIERLPSMGSDHFPVFLELQYHPENDEIQEGLQADAEDRQEAQELLDEKNADPGDVPEPLAKG, translated from the coding sequence ATGACCACTGCCTTCTGGCTACTTCTGGCGCTGGCCACATTTCTGATGACGGTAACGTTGCTGCCCCTGCTCAAGCATCCCGCATGGTGGGTCAGAATCTGGGACTTTCCAAGGCTGCAACTGGCACTGCTGTCCCTGGCTGGCTTGCTGCTCAGTGCTCTGCTGGTGCCCGCCAGCCCCGCGGGCTATGCGTTGATAGCCTGCTTTGTGGCTACGCTGCTCTATCAAACCTGGTGGATTCTTCCCTACACCCCGCTGTGGAAGAAGGAAGTGCATGACGCGCCCAAAGCGCAAAGCAGCCGCAAGGAACGGCCACATCTCAAGATCATGTCTTGCAATGTGCTCACGCCCAACCGCGAATCCGCCAAGCTGCTGGCGCTGATCGGGCAATACCAGCCCGACGTTTTTGTACTGCTGGAAACCGATGACTGGTGGCAGCAACAAATGCAGCCCATCAACGCGGCCTACCCCCACCGCGTGGCGGTGCCGCTGGACAACCTCTATGGCATGCATGTGTACTCACGCCTGCCGCTGTCGCACACCGAAGTCAGCTATCTGGTTGAGCACGACGTGCCCAGCATTCACGCCAGCGTGCATGTGAATCAGGATCTGGTCGTGCGCATGCATTTTCTGCACCCTGCCCCGCCCAGCCCCATTGAGAACGAAGAATCCACCGAGCGTGATGTGGAGTTGCTGATGGTTGCCAAAAGCCTGCAGGATGAAAACACGCCCATCATCGTGACCGGCGACCTCAATGACGTGGCCTGGTCGCCGACCACGCGCCTGTTTCGCAAGATCAGCCGCCTGCTGGACCCGCGTGTGGGCCGAGGCATGTTCAACAGCTTTCATGCCAGCTACCCGTTTGCGCGCTGGCCGCTGGACCACTTTTTTCACAGCGACCACTTTCAGGTCGTGCGCATCGAACGCCTGCCCAGCATGGGGTCTGACCATTTCCCCGTGTTTCTGGAGCTGCAATACCACCCTGAAAACGATGAAATTCAGGAAGGCCTGCAAGCCGATGCCGAAGACCGACAGGAAGCCCAGGAGCTGCTGGACGAAAAGAACGCCGACCCAGGCGATGTGCCAGAGCCGCTGGCCAAGGGCTGA
- a CDS encoding YbdK family carboxylate-amine ligase, giving the protein MTLEAFQPSQPLTLGVELELQLLSTHDYDMTPYAPDMLALLKNAAVPGAIVPEVTASMIEISTGICQDAQDAWQQLALTRDALIKAADRLNIAIAGGGTHPFQQWHQQRIYDKPRFKELTALYGYLTKQFTIFGQHVHIGCPDADAALLMLHRLSRYIPHFIALSASSPFVQGQDTAFDSARLNSVFAFPLSGRAPFALHWEDFERYFDKMAATGVIHSMKDFYWDIRPKPEFGTVEVRVFDTPLSIARAAQLAAYVQALGAWFLSEQPFEPQEDDYLVYTYNRFQACRFGLDGSYVHPASSEAFSLRSHIAQTLQQVMPHAGAEGKEALQQLAQVLNSDDGNDASWLRARYGAVRQLPEVVRQAALRFRA; this is encoded by the coding sequence ATGACGCTTGAAGCCTTTCAACCATCGCAGCCATTGACGCTGGGCGTGGAGCTGGAGCTGCAATTGCTCAGCACCCATGACTACGATATGACGCCCTATGCCCCCGACATGCTGGCGCTGCTGAAAAACGCCGCCGTGCCCGGTGCCATCGTTCCCGAAGTGACGGCCAGCATGATCGAGATATCGACCGGTATTTGCCAGGACGCGCAGGACGCCTGGCAGCAGCTGGCACTGACGCGGGACGCATTGATCAAGGCCGCAGACCGGCTCAACATTGCGATTGCGGGTGGCGGCACGCACCCGTTTCAGCAGTGGCACCAGCAGCGCATTTACGACAAGCCGCGCTTCAAGGAGCTGACAGCGCTGTACGGCTATCTGACCAAGCAGTTCACCATCTTCGGCCAGCACGTACACATCGGCTGCCCCGATGCGGATGCCGCGCTTTTGATGCTGCATCGCCTCTCGCGCTACATCCCGCACTTTATTGCGCTGTCGGCGTCCAGTCCCTTTGTGCAGGGGCAGGACACAGCATTTGACTCAGCACGGCTCAACTCCGTGTTCGCCTTTCCGCTCTCGGGCCGCGCCCCGTTTGCGCTGCACTGGGAAGACTTCGAGCGCTATTTCGACAAGATGGCGGCCACAGGCGTCATTCACAGCATGAAGGACTTTTACTGGGACATCCGCCCCAAGCCCGAGTTCGGCACCGTGGAAGTGCGCGTGTTCGACACGCCACTTTCCATAGCGCGCGCCGCACAACTAGCGGCCTATGTGCAGGCGCTGGGTGCCTGGTTCTTGAGTGAGCAGCCTTTTGAGCCGCAGGAGGACGACTACCTCGTCTACACCTACAACCGCTTTCAGGCCTGCCGCTTCGGGCTGGACGGCAGCTATGTGCACCCGGCCAGCAGCGAGGCGTTTTCGCTGCGCAGCCATATTGCGCAGACGCTGCAGCAGGTCATGCCCCATGCGGGCGCAGAAGGCAAAGAGGCTTTGCAGCAACTGGCCCAGGTGCTGAACAGCGATGACGGCAACGACGCCAGCTGGCTGCGCGCACGCTATGGCGCAGTGCGCCAGCTGCCCGAAGTCGTGCGTCAGGCCGCGCTGCGCTTTCGGGCATAA
- a CDS encoding DUF3100 domain-containing protein, translating to MSTEMRPGKQGLEMRSVLQVFALALVIAALSEWLGPLSIALGVGKVVLLPMIWALLMGLVLGLLRKRMPAPLKLSLPSQHLAAAILSCALFLFIAKLGLLVGGSLPKLAEVGWGLVLQELGNLVGCVALGMPVALLLGIKREAVGATFSIGREPGLAIIGERFGMDSPEGRGVLAEYITGTLIGAIFISLLAGFVSSLNIFHPLALGMGAGVGSGSMTAAAVGAIAAQHPEMSDQIATFAAAANLIATTVGTYLTLFISLPVAVYAYRVLEPILGRKRKAVSVEKAAAQPEAEPVVHGPVLTLPMRLLCWVWVGVMVLVGNRIGYGTPVLDALPGVLLMIVAVLIGDLIYIATRRKLPAVCWISFIAMAMTFPQTPYAAEVAALTGKVNFLAMITPMLTFAGLSLAKDIPAFRRLGWRIVVVSLLANAGVFLAATMIAQTFVHTL from the coding sequence ATGAGTACAGAGATGCGGCCCGGCAAACAGGGGCTGGAGATGCGCAGCGTGCTGCAGGTTTTTGCGCTGGCGCTGGTGATTGCGGCCTTGTCCGAATGGCTGGGCCCGCTGTCCATTGCGCTGGGTGTGGGCAAGGTGGTGCTGCTGCCCATGATCTGGGCGCTGCTGATGGGCCTGGTGCTGGGCCTGCTGCGCAAACGCATGCCCGCGCCGCTCAAGCTCAGCTTGCCTAGCCAGCATCTGGCGGCGGCCATTCTGTCTTGTGCGCTGTTTTTGTTCATTGCCAAGCTGGGCCTGCTGGTGGGCGGCTCGCTGCCCAAGCTCGCGGAAGTGGGCTGGGGTCTGGTGCTGCAGGAGCTGGGCAATCTGGTGGGCTGCGTTGCTTTAGGCATGCCGGTGGCGCTGCTGCTGGGCATCAAGCGCGAGGCTGTTGGTGCGACGTTCTCCATTGGCCGCGAACCGGGCCTGGCCATCATTGGCGAGCGCTTTGGCATGGATTCGCCCGAAGGCCGTGGCGTGCTGGCCGAGTACATCACGGGCACGCTGATTGGCGCCATCTTCATCTCGCTGCTGGCGGGCTTTGTCTCCAGCCTCAATATCTTTCACCCGCTGGCGCTGGGCATGGGCGCGGGCGTGGGTTCCGGCTCCATGACGGCTGCCGCCGTGGGCGCGATTGCGGCCCAGCACCCGGAAATGAGCGACCAGATCGCCACCTTTGCCGCAGCGGCCAATCTGATTGCCACCACCGTTGGCACGTATCTGACGCTGTTTATCTCGCTGCCCGTGGCTGTGTACGCCTACCGCGTGCTGGAGCCGATTTTGGGCCGCAAGCGCAAAGCGGTATCTGTGGAAAAAGCTGCAGCCCAGCCCGAGGCTGAGCCCGTGGTGCACGGCCCCGTGCTGACCTTGCCCATGCGCCTGCTGTGCTGGGTGTGGGTGGGTGTGATGGTGCTGGTGGGTAACCGCATTGGCTACGGCACTCCTGTTTTGGACGCGCTTCCCGGCGTGCTGCTGATGATTGTTGCCGTTTTGATTGGTGATCTGATCTATATCGCCACGCGCCGCAAGCTGCCTGCTGTGTGCTGGATTTCCTTCATCGCCATGGCCATGACTTTCCCGCAAACCCCTTATGCGGCTGAAGTGGCGGCGTTGACGGGCAAGGTGAACTTTCTGGCCATGATTACGCCCATGCTGACCTTTGCGGGCCTGTCGCTGGCCAAGGACATCCCGGCCTTTCGCCGCCTGGGCTGGCGCATTGTGGTGGTCTCGCTGCTGGCCAATGCCGGCGTGTTTCTGGCGGCCACGATGATCGCCCAGACTTTTGTTCATACCCTTTAA
- a CDS encoding type II toxin-antitoxin system HipA family toxin produces MAQECILQLHAAGQWHEVASVALWGQEGEGWRAKTYAGYGVDWSVDQFGKRDAHAVSVNWPVGLEPLQSEHWPVWLMDMLPQGFGRAELLRRLGLPAALEQGADWRLLMAGAGNPIGHLRVKQAAEWLQAQTQQLKADAGAGAIMRGFEIGEVSARVEEFSEHLAQHGLFVAGSSGVQGEWPKLLLTQDRQGLLHLDHTLADSDTSTHFIVKFSRGSDAALAQILRHEPVYMQLAQRLGLRVHGPLRLEQGRVLFIPRFDRQVQADGSVLRMAQESIASLTGHSGFDSVPSHDEVCRALLAHCTDPQSEVLEYLRRDVANLALGNKDNHARNTAIQRDFQGQVRLTPLFDFAPMYLHSEGIARRIRWEDNDYGQPDWRKVLGTVCSPQIDSAQVLNRQALAQGLACMAEPLAELARDGVALGLEPDVHGYLQRGLQEMAVRMAALV; encoded by the coding sequence ATGGCTCAAGAATGCATTTTGCAACTTCATGCCGCAGGCCAATGGCATGAGGTCGCTTCGGTGGCGCTCTGGGGGCAGGAAGGCGAGGGCTGGCGCGCCAAAACCTATGCGGGGTATGGGGTGGACTGGTCGGTCGATCAGTTTGGCAAGCGTGATGCCCATGCCGTTAGCGTGAACTGGCCTGTGGGGCTTGAGCCGCTGCAAAGCGAGCATTGGCCTGTGTGGCTGATGGACATGCTGCCCCAGGGCTTTGGCCGGGCAGAGCTGCTGCGGCGTCTGGGTCTGCCTGCCGCGCTGGAGCAGGGGGCGGACTGGCGTCTGCTGATGGCTGGTGCAGGAAACCCGATTGGGCATTTGCGCGTCAAACAGGCGGCTGAGTGGCTGCAGGCGCAAACGCAGCAGCTCAAGGCGGATGCCGGAGCTGGAGCGATCATGCGCGGCTTTGAAATCGGAGAGGTTTCGGCGCGCGTCGAGGAGTTCAGTGAGCACCTGGCCCAGCATGGCTTGTTTGTTGCAGGCTCATCCGGCGTGCAAGGCGAGTGGCCCAAGCTGCTGTTGACGCAGGACAGGCAGGGCTTGCTGCATCTCGATCACACATTGGCTGATAGCGATACAAGTACCCATTTCATCGTCAAGTTCAGCCGCGGCAGCGATGCTGCACTGGCGCAAATTCTGAGACACGAGCCTGTCTATATGCAGTTGGCACAGCGGCTGGGCCTGCGAGTGCATGGACCGCTGCGGCTGGAGCAAGGGCGTGTGCTGTTCATCCCCCGCTTTGACAGGCAGGTGCAGGCCGATGGTTCGGTGCTGCGGATGGCGCAGGAAAGCATTGCGTCGCTAACGGGCCATAGCGGCTTTGACTCTGTACCCAGCCATGACGAGGTCTGCCGCGCCTTGCTCGCGCACTGCACAGATCCGCAAAGCGAAGTGCTGGAATATCTCAGGCGCGATGTGGCTAACCTGGCTCTGGGTAACAAGGACAACCACGCCCGCAATACCGCGATTCAGCGGGACTTTCAGGGGCAGGTGCGGCTGACGCCCTTGTTTGACTTTGCGCCCATGTATCTGCACTCCGAAGGCATTGCCCGTCGCATTCGCTGGGAAGACAACGATTACGGCCAGCCGGACTGGCGCAAAGTGCTGGGTACCGTATGCAGCCCACAGATAGATAGCGCGCAGGTGCTCAATCGTCAGGCACTGGCACAGGGCTTGGCCTGCATGGCCGAACCATTGGCGGAATTAGCCCGCGATGGTGTTGCGCTGGGGCTGGAGCCAGACGTTCATGGCTATTTGCAGCGAGGGCTGCAGGAGATGGCGGTACGTATGGCCGCGCTGGTCTGA
- a CDS encoding helix-turn-helix domain-containing protein, with protein sequence MDKRYAALSMGEQLMLRKQAIDDVLEHPEWTLQQSVRHLKRSMRLTSAELAKMAGINARTLLDIEQGRSTGTVQTLNAILGVLGLKLGVVKAQK encoded by the coding sequence ATGGATAAACGCTATGCAGCGCTGAGCATGGGGGAGCAGCTGATGCTGCGCAAGCAGGCTATAGACGATGTGCTGGAGCACCCGGAATGGACGCTGCAGCAGTCGGTGCGTCATCTCAAGCGCAGCATGCGCCTGACCAGTGCCGAGCTGGCGAAGATGGCGGGCATTAATGCTCGCACCTTGCTGGATATAGAGCAGGGGCGCAGCACAGGCACTGTGCAGACGCTCAACGCTATTTTGGGTGTGCTGGGATTGAAGCTGGGCGTGGTCAAGGCTCAGAAGTGA
- a CDS encoding cation:proton antiporter, with amino-acid sequence MSQASQTILNWCVLISAAALLGHLVHRISGFPRILGYTVAGLAAGWFTQFMGWNDLPWPLQGGTVLMLELAVGTSLLLAASQVSLRWLLRQPWLLLQSLAESVAALGLTTAVLLALDMGWAVALGVGVVSMAASPAVLLRIAHDLHARGAVTDRSLLLATMSTTLSLLAAMVLMQVFAPDAQGDLQFLAAQLLPLGWSLALSLLWAALLAAALWPVLRWRSSRSDSAALYLLAALTATCILAAHLGGSAALAFVGAGLLLRNLSPRPLLWPVAFQSANTMLNLLMFVLVATMVSQVTLSFALISIVASVILARAMAKFCMILLLGHGTAIGWRRQWPVACAQLPLSGVALWMVSALCLNWMDIQESSAQQLAAIALPLIVVCELLGVLLASTALWRCGDAHRGIGRAALQRGEKRHDA; translated from the coding sequence ATGTCGCAGGCATCGCAAACGATTCTGAACTGGTGCGTGCTGATCTCGGCAGCGGCATTGCTGGGCCATCTGGTGCACCGCATTTCGGGCTTTCCGCGCATTCTGGGCTACACAGTGGCGGGCTTGGCTGCTGGCTGGTTTACGCAGTTCATGGGCTGGAACGATCTGCCCTGGCCGCTGCAGGGCGGCACGGTGCTGATGCTGGAGCTGGCGGTGGGCACCAGTCTGCTGCTGGCGGCGTCGCAGGTATCGCTGCGCTGGTTGCTGCGCCAGCCCTGGCTGCTGCTGCAGAGTCTGGCGGAATCTGTGGCGGCGCTGGGCCTGACCACGGCAGTGCTGCTGGCGCTGGATATGGGCTGGGCAGTGGCGTTGGGCGTAGGCGTGGTTTCCATGGCCGCATCGCCCGCCGTGCTGCTGCGCATTGCCCATGATTTGCATGCACGCGGCGCAGTGACTGATCGCAGCTTGCTGCTGGCGACGATGAGCACCACGCTGTCCTTGCTGGCCGCGATGGTGCTGATGCAGGTTTTTGCACCGGATGCGCAGGGCGATTTGCAATTTTTGGCAGCCCAGTTGCTGCCACTGGGCTGGAGCCTGGCGCTGAGCCTGCTGTGGGCCGCATTGCTGGCGGCAGCGCTGTGGCCTGTGCTGCGCTGGCGGTCTTCGCGCAGCGACTCTGCCGCGCTGTATTTGCTGGCAGCGCTGACGGCAACTTGTATTTTGGCTGCCCACTTGGGCGGGTCTGCCGCGCTGGCCTTTGTGGGCGCGGGCTTGCTGCTGCGCAACCTCAGCCCCAGGCCGCTGCTGTGGCCGGTGGCTTTTCAGTCGGCCAACACCATGCTGAACCTGCTGATGTTTGTGCTGGTGGCCACCATGGTGTCGCAGGTCACGCTGTCATTTGCTCTGATTTCTATAGTGGCTAGTGTCATACTGGCAAGGGCTATGGCCAAGTTTTGCATGATATTGCTGCTGGGTCACGGCACGGCCATTGGCTGGCGCAGGCAGTGGCCCGTGGCCTGCGCGCAGCTGCCGCTGTCGGGCGTGGCGCTGTGGATGGTGTCCGCATTGTGTTTGAACTGGATGGACATACAGGAATCCAGCGCGCAGCAACTGGCGGCGATTGCGCTGCCACTGATTGTGGTGTGCGAACTGCTGGGCGTGCTGCTGGCATCGACCGCGCTATGGCGCTGCGGCGACGCCCATCGCGGCATTGGCCGCGCCGCGTTGCAAAGAGGAGAGAAGCGCCATGACGCTTGA
- a CDS encoding DUF2322 family protein, protein MAFADNLQQLPSIAHIAELQLLDAQGQLAATIPNVPGKAGSVTLYNALYAKHGSINVAAAEEGLELFAEHTADAKVHPGSHPNIDRLLQVIASGQGYAVAVISKSDAPAA, encoded by the coding sequence ATGGCCTTCGCAGACAACCTCCAACAGCTTCCCTCCATCGCCCATATTGCCGAGCTGCAACTGCTCGATGCACAGGGCCAGCTGGCCGCCACCATTCCCAACGTGCCGGGCAAGGCTGGCTCGGTCACCCTCTACAACGCGCTGTATGCCAAGCACGGCAGCATCAACGTTGCCGCAGCGGAAGAAGGTCTTGAACTGTTTGCCGAGCACACCGCCGACGCCAAGGTGCACCCCGGCTCTCACCCCAATATCGACCGACTGCTGCAAGTCATTGCCAGCGGCCAGGGCTATGCAGTGGCTGTGATTAGCAAGTCTGATGCGCCTGCGGCCTGA
- a CDS encoding porin, with protein MALAQSSVTVFGVVDVGITSAKAGGNRLNALNSSQGKTSLIGFRGKEDLGGGNQAEFWLEGGLNPDAGTGGSSGSLGFERRSTIGLSNNAWGEIRLGRDYTPSYNIFTAFGGPDTTTGVQANLFQTIRQTAYNAASQSGTVDRTRISNSVGYFLPRNLGGVYGQFSVSFGDENPSGTAASKARRYIGGNLGYRSGPLNVGIGYGKMEGTRAVTAPSAIAATSDLEDLTLGASYKFSSFEINGGYNSLKWKPVGGATSGKVDGFYLGATIPVGQGSFRLKYATAEFSGNATALTRSGGKADKYSVGYVYNLSKRTSLYGGVAHVSNKNGASVGLIGGPAGVANASSTGVDLGISHSF; from the coding sequence GTGGCGCTTGCACAATCTTCCGTCACTGTCTTTGGTGTGGTGGATGTTGGTATTACCAGTGCCAAAGCTGGCGGCAACAGGCTCAATGCGCTGAACTCCAGCCAGGGTAAGACCAGCCTGATCGGATTTCGCGGCAAGGAAGATCTGGGCGGCGGCAATCAGGCTGAGTTCTGGCTTGAAGGGGGCCTCAACCCCGACGCCGGTACCGGTGGCAGCAGCGGCTCTCTGGGTTTCGAGCGCCGCTCGACCATCGGGCTGAGCAACAATGCCTGGGGGGAAATCCGCCTGGGTCGTGACTACACCCCCAGCTACAACATCTTCACGGCTTTCGGCGGACCAGACACCACCACCGGCGTGCAGGCCAATTTGTTCCAGACCATTCGCCAGACTGCCTATAACGCCGCCAGCCAAAGCGGCACGGTGGACCGCACCCGCATCAGCAACTCCGTGGGCTACTTCCTGCCGCGCAACCTGGGCGGTGTCTATGGCCAGTTCTCGGTTTCCTTCGGGGACGAAAACCCTTCTGGCACGGCTGCAAGCAAAGCCCGCAGATATATCGGCGGCAATCTGGGCTATCGCTCCGGCCCGCTCAACGTCGGTATCGGCTACGGCAAGATGGAGGGAACCCGCGCCGTGACTGCGCCCAGCGCGATTGCTGCCACCAGCGACCTGGAAGACCTGACCCTGGGCGCCTCGTACAAGTTCAGCAGCTTTGAGATCAATGGCGGCTACAACAGCCTGAAATGGAAACCCGTTGGCGGCGCCACCTCTGGAAAGGTGGATGGTTTCTACCTGGGCGCAACCATCCCCGTGGGGCAAGGCAGTTTCCGCCTCAAGTACGCCACGGCTGAGTTCAGTGGCAACGCCACAGCCCTCACGCGCAGCGGCGGCAAGGCTGACAAGTATTCGGTGGGGTATGTCTACAACCTCTCCAAGCGCACCTCGCTGTACGGCGGCGTGGCGCATGTCAGCAACAAGAATGGCGCAAGCGTTGGCCTGATCGGCGGCCCTGCTGGTGTGGCCAACGCCAGCTCGACCGGTGTCGATCTGGGTATCAGCCATTCGTTCTGA
- a CDS encoding esterase-like activity of phytase family protein: MRHLHFSSGLMAVAAAAAALLGGCADTRSLQVGSAETATQTTGVGPISATVTRQDVQFDDRFYFPYEGQHPATKADFPKGFLPAYGSGLAFKGRRADGTLEFYAITDRGPNATTGPVTQITDGSNATGFASSTVFPSPNFTPSIGVITVGKEGAKLVSTLPIKFSATQNANGRVQPRGITGNTGEQVLDDSFTYPGKAKGYSEFGLDTESVVVDAARNALWVSDEYGPFIVKIDPATGIIQKKYQPGTGAADLPAILAKRRANRGMEGLSIDVASGKLHGFLQSPLNDGKADYTTAAIPGATGKSENVRDYARFVRWVEFDPTTEKTRLFALPVDGSWYSQGKTGNAKLGDVVSLGKGKFIAIEQGTGKDKKVFNDLVLIEFPSNATDITALGSDLEKSSLTGKPVNGADYSKVVTLKKTRLFNLNATGWNAEKAEGLALVDDYTLALTNDTDFGVSLAVLDASGKEIEGSDVTKCMVDAEGKIVNDGNCAKGAASLRFTTNDVNDRAQRLWTFKFSKKLSEYGAP, encoded by the coding sequence ATGCGCCACCTTCATTTTTCATCCGGCCTGATGGCCGTGGCCGCCGCTGCAGCTGCTTTGCTGGGCGGCTGCGCCGATACCCGCTCGCTTCAGGTTGGCAGCGCTGAAACGGCCACGCAGACCACTGGCGTTGGCCCCATCAGCGCCACCGTCACGCGCCAGGATGTGCAGTTTGACGACCGTTTTTACTTCCCCTACGAAGGGCAGCACCCGGCCACCAAGGCCGATTTTCCCAAGGGCTTTCTGCCCGCTTATGGCTCTGGACTGGCCTTCAAGGGGCGGCGTGCTGACGGTACGCTGGAGTTCTACGCCATCACCGATCGTGGTCCGAACGCCACCACCGGCCCGGTCACGCAGATCACTGATGGCTCCAACGCCACGGGCTTTGCCAGCTCCACCGTGTTTCCTTCGCCCAACTTCACGCCCTCTATTGGCGTGATCACCGTCGGCAAGGAGGGTGCCAAGCTTGTCTCGACCCTGCCTATCAAGTTCAGCGCCACCCAAAATGCCAATGGCCGGGTTCAGCCACGCGGCATTACTGGCAACACGGGTGAGCAGGTTCTGGATGACAGCTTCACCTACCCCGGCAAGGCCAAGGGCTACAGCGAATTCGGTCTGGACACCGAATCGGTGGTAGTCGATGCTGCGCGCAATGCGCTGTGGGTGTCGGATGAATACGGTCCCTTTATCGTGAAGATCGACCCCGCCACCGGCATCATTCAGAAGAAGTATCAGCCCGGCACGGGAGCGGCGGATCTGCCCGCCATCCTCGCCAAGCGCCGCGCTAATCGTGGCATGGAAGGGCTGAGCATTGATGTGGCCAGTGGCAAGCTGCACGGCTTTTTGCAAAGCCCGCTGAACGACGGCAAGGCCGACTACACCACGGCTGCCATTCCCGGCGCCACGGGCAAGTCAGAAAACGTGCGTGACTACGCGCGCTTTGTGCGCTGGGTGGAGTTTGACCCTACGACCGAGAAAACCCGTTTGTTTGCCTTGCCCGTGGACGGCAGCTGGTACAGCCAGGGCAAGACCGGCAATGCGAAATTGGGTGACGTGGTCTCGCTGGGCAAGGGCAAGTTCATTGCCATCGAACAAGGCACGGGCAAAGACAAAAAAGTCTTCAACGATCTGGTGCTGATCGAGTTTCCCAGCAACGCCACCGACATCACCGCGCTGGGCTCCGATCTGGAGAAAAGCAGCCTGACGGGCAAGCCCGTCAACGGAGCCGACTATTCCAAGGTGGTGACGCTCAAGAAGACCCGGCTCTTCAACCTGAACGCCACGGGGTGGAACGCTGAGAAGGCTGAAGGGCTGGCGCTGGTTGATGACTACACCCTGGCGCTGACCAATGACACGGACTTCGGCGTCTCGCTGGCTGTGCTGGACGCCAGCGGCAAGGAGATCGAAGGCTCGGACGTCACCAAATGCATGGTGGACGCCGAAGGCAAGATTGTGAACGACGGCAATTGTGCCAAGGGCGCGGCGAGCCTGCGCTTTACCACCAATGATGTCAACGATCGCGCACAGCGACTGTGGACCTTCAAGTTCAGCAAGAAGTTGAGCGAATACGGTGCACCCTGA